In Neovison vison isolate M4711 chromosome 11, ASM_NN_V1, whole genome shotgun sequence, one genomic interval encodes:
- the HRURF gene encoding uncharacterized protein HRURF produces MAQPTASAQKLVRPIRAVCRILQIPESDPSNLRP; encoded by the coding sequence ATGGCGCAACCCACGGCCTCGGCCCAGAAGCTGGTGCGGCCGATCCGCGCCGTGTGCCGCATCCTGCAGATCCCGGAATCCGACCCCTCCAACCTGCGGCCCTAG
- the REEP4 gene encoding receptor expression-enhancing protein 4 encodes MVSWILCRLVVLVFGMLYPAYASYKAVKTKNIREYVRWMMYWIVFALFMAVETFTDIFISWFPFYYEIKMAFVLWLLSPYTRGASLLYRKFVHPSLSRHEKEIDTCIVQAKERSYETVLSFGKRGLNIAASAAVQAATKSQGALAGRLRSFSMQDLRSIPDDPAPTYQDPLYLEDQVPCHRPPIGYRAGGLQDSDTDDECWSDTEVVPQPPARPRERPLSRSQSLRVVKRKPLVREGTTSRSLKVRTRKKTISSDMNS; translated from the exons ATGGTGTCCTGGATACTCTGTCGCCTGGTGGT GTTGGTGTTTGGGATGCTGTACCCAGCGTATGCTTCCTACAAGGCTGTGAAGACCAAAAACATTCGTGAATAT GTCCGGTGGATGATGTACTGGATAGTCTTTGCACTGTTCATGGCGGTGGAGACCTTCACGGACATCTTTATTTCCTG GTTCCCTTTCTACTATGAGATCAAGATGGCCTTTGTACTGTGGCTGTTGTCACCTTACACCAGAGGGGCCAGCCTGCTTTACCGCAAGTTTGTCCACCCGTCCTTGTCCCGTCATGAGAAG GAGATTGACACCTGTATTGTGCAGGCCAAGGAGCGCAGCTATGAGACGGTGCTCAGCTTTGGGAAACGGGGCCTCAACATAGCTGCTTCAGCTGCTGTGCAGGctgccaccaag AGTCAGGGTGCACTGGCTGGAAGGCTGCGGAGCTTCTCCATGCAGGACCTGCGCTCCATCCCCGATGACCCTGCTCCCACCTACCAGGATCCCCTCTACCTGGAGGACCAAGTCCCTTGCCACAGGCCACCCATCG GGTACCGGGCAGGGGGCCTGCAGGACAGTGACACCGATGATGAATGTTGGTCAGATACCGAGGTAGTCCCCCAGCCACCTGCCCGGCCCCGAGAGAGACCTCTGAGCCGCAGCCAAAGCCTGCGTGTGGTCAAGAGGAAGCCGCTGGTGCGGGAG GGTACCACCTCGCGCTCCCTGAAGGTTCGGACAAGGAAGAAGACCATCTCTTCGGACATGAACAGCTAG